A stretch of the Ctenopharyngodon idella isolate HZGC_01 chromosome 14, HZGC01, whole genome shotgun sequence genome encodes the following:
- the si:dkey-109l4.3 gene encoding uncharacterized protein si:dkey-109l4.3, with product MDPNALLSSNVCQTHMKWVNGFTEMSPICLPSKRKRNDVNNVNGNEEDGPKGFPSKESMRKRGFVVIDGQRGVYYSESWEPNGSTLYLPVNGTLLANIEKYDQISFEQGCFCIGNAAGGFQQKVQGQAIHCWRYSERDRKLFIALSYLFTNLQVFQEVVSALDCL from the exons ATGGACCCCAATGCACTACTGTCCAGTAACGTTTGTCAGACACATATGAAATGGGTTAATGGATTTACTGAGATGTCGCCCATCTGTTTACCCAGTAAACGTAAACGAAATGATGTGAATAATGTAAATGGCAACGAAGAAGATGGTCCTAAGGGTTTTCCCTCCAAAGAGAGCATGAGGAAGC GTGGTTTTGTCGTGATTGATGGCCAGAGAGGTGTTTACTACTCCGAGAGCTGGGAGCCCAATGGAAGCACTTTATACCTGCCTGTAAATGGCACTTTGTTAGCTAACAttgaaaaatatgatcagaTCAGCTTTGAGCAGGGATGCTTCTGCATTGGCAATGCAGCTGGTGGATTTCAACAGAAAGTCCAAG GTCAAGCGATCCATTGCTGGCGATATAGTGAACGTGACCGAAAGCTTTTCATTGCACTGTCTTACTTGTTCACAAACTTGCAA GTGTTCCAGGAAGTTGTCAGCGCTCTTGATTGTCTCTGA